A window of Rhinolophus ferrumequinum isolate MPI-CBG mRhiFer1 chromosome X, mRhiFer1_v1.p, whole genome shotgun sequence contains these coding sequences:
- the LOC117023873 gene encoding ribonucleoside-diphosphate reductase subunit M2-like → MHCVSVPLATIGNQQQPLQLSPLKGLSLADKENTPTALNRTRVLASKAAQRIFQEAAESVEPKTKVSALSGQDEPLLRENPRRFVVFPIEYHDIWQMYKKAEASFWTAEEVDLSKDIQHWEALKPDEKYFISHVLAFFAASDGIVNENLVERFSQEVQITEARCFYGFQIAMENIHSEMYSLLIDTYIKDSKEREFLFNAIETMSCVKRKADWALRWIGDEEATYGERVVAFAAVERIFFSGSFASIFWLILLKKGGLMPGLTFSNELISRDEGLHCDFACLMFKHLLHKPSEQRVKEIIVNAVRIEQEFLTEALPVKLIGMNCGLMKQYIEFVADRLMLELGFSKIFRVENPFDFIENISLEGKTNFFEKRVGEYQRMGVMSSPTENSFTLDADF, encoded by the coding sequence ATGCACTGTGTCAGCGTCCCGCTCGCTACCATTGGGAACCAGCAGCAGCCGCTGCAGCTCTCGCCCCTGAAGGGGCTCAGCCTAGCCGATAAGGAGAACACGCCAACCGCTCTCAACCGCACCCGCGTGCTGGCCAGCAAGGCGGCCCAGAGGATCTTCCAGGAGGCGGCGGAGTCCGTGGAGCCGAAAACTAAGGTGTCTGCCCTCAGCGGGCAGGATGAACCACTACTGAGAGAAAACCCCCGCCGCTTTGTCGTCTTTCCTATCGAATACCATGATATCTGGCAGATGTATAAGAAAGCGGAGGCTTCCTTTTGGACAGCTGAGGAGGTGGATCTTTCCAAGGACATCCAGCATTGGGAAGCCCTGAAGCCTGAcgagaaatattttatatctcacGTTCTGGCTTTCTTTGCAGCGAGTGATGGCATAGTAAATGAAAACCTGGTGGAGCGGTTTAGCCAAGAAGTTCAGATTACAGAAGCCCGCTGTTTCTATGGCTTCCAAATTGCCATGGAAAACATACATTCTGAGATGTATAGTCTCCTCATTGACACTTACATCAAAGATTCCAAGGAAAGGGAGTTTCTCTTCAATGCCATTGAGACGATGTCTTGTGTAAAGAGGAAGGCAGATTGGGCCTTGCGTTGGATTGGGGACGAAGAAGCTACCTATGGAGAACGTGTTGTAGCTTTTGCCGCAGTAGAAAGAATCTTCTTTTCTGGTTCTTTTGCATCAATATTCTGGTTGATATTGCTCAAGAAAGGAGGACTGATGCCTGGCCTCACATTTTCCAACGAACTTATTAGCAGAGATGAGGGTTTACATTGCGACTTTGCCTGCCTGATGTTCAAACACCTGCTACACAAACCTTCGGAGCAGAGAGTCAAAGAAATAATTGTCAATGCTGTTAGGATAGAACAGGAGTTCCTCACGGAGGCACTGCCGGTGAAGCTCATTGGGATGAACTGCGGTTTAATGAAGCAGTACATTGAATTCGTGGCGGACAGACTTATGCTGGAGCTGGGTTTTAGCAAGATTTTCAGAGTAGAAAACCCGTTTGACTTCATAGAGAATATTTCACTGGAAGGGAAGACTAACTTCTTTGAAAAGAGAGTAGGCGAGTATCAGAGAATGGGAGTGATGTCAAGTCCAACAGAGAATTCTTTTACCTTAGATGCTGACTTCTAA